In Kitasatospora sp. NA04385, a single genomic region encodes these proteins:
- a CDS encoding dihydrofolate reductase family protein, translating to MPRPHVLLSAAVSLDGHLDDASPERLLLSNAEDFDRVDALRADSDAVLVGGGTLRADNPRLLVNSAERRAARTAAGRPAYPLKVTLSASGRLDPALRFWHTGGAKIAYTTDAVAPVLGAALAGAPGTEVVGLGAEVPLGAVLDDLGARGVRRLMVEGGGGVHTRFLAEGLADELQLAVAPLLVGQAGAPRFLSPAAYPGGPARRMRLLGARTVGDVVLLRYAPKESPDEHR from the coding sequence GTGCCCCGCCCCCACGTCCTGCTGAGCGCCGCGGTGTCGCTCGACGGCCACCTCGACGACGCCTCGCCCGAGCGGCTGCTGCTCTCCAACGCCGAGGACTTCGACCGGGTCGACGCGCTGCGCGCCGACAGCGACGCCGTGCTGGTCGGCGGCGGGACGCTGCGCGCCGACAACCCCCGGCTGCTGGTCAACTCGGCCGAGCGGCGCGCCGCGCGGACGGCCGCCGGGCGGCCCGCGTACCCGCTGAAGGTCACCCTGAGCGCGAGCGGGCGGCTGGACCCGGCGCTGCGGTTCTGGCACACCGGCGGCGCCAAGATCGCCTACACCACCGACGCCGTCGCACCCGTGCTGGGCGCCGCGCTGGCCGGGGCGCCCGGCACCGAGGTGGTCGGCCTGGGCGCGGAGGTGCCGCTGGGCGCGGTGCTGGACGACCTGGGCGCGCGCGGGGTGCGGCGGCTGATGGTCGAGGGCGGCGGCGGCGTGCACACCCGGTTCCTGGCCGAGGGCCTGGCCGACGAGCTGCAGCTGGCCGTCGCCCCGCTGCTGGTCGGCCAGGCCGGCGCGCCCCGCTTCCTCTCCCCCGCCGCCTACCCGGGCGGCCCGGCCCGGCGGATGCGGCTGCTGGGGGCACGTACGGTGGGGGACGTCGTCCTGCTGCGGTACGCCCCGAAGGAGTCCCCCGATGAGCACCGGTGA
- a CDS encoding pyridoxamine 5'-phosphate oxidase family protein produces the protein MGKTYERIDARLRAFIEKQPVYFVGTAPLAADGFLNLSPKGRVGTLAVIDELTLAYLDFGGSHAETIAHLRENGRIVLMWCAFEGPPTVLRVHGHGEPVFRDDPRFAGLLAHFDPAADGTALRAVILVRAERVSDSCGFAVPFMDYREDRTLLADFFDRKGEDRFSEYCEGKENVAVSINGLPALPLPVPPRPA, from the coding sequence ATGGGAAAGACCTATGAGCGCATTGACGCCAGGCTCCGCGCGTTCATCGAGAAGCAGCCCGTCTACTTCGTCGGCACCGCCCCGCTGGCCGCCGACGGATTCCTCAACCTGTCGCCCAAGGGCCGGGTCGGCACCCTCGCGGTGATCGACGAACTGACCCTCGCCTACCTGGACTTCGGCGGCTCGCACGCCGAGACCATCGCGCACCTGCGGGAGAACGGCCGGATCGTGCTGATGTGGTGCGCCTTCGAGGGCCCGCCCACCGTGCTGCGGGTGCACGGGCACGGCGAGCCGGTGTTCCGCGACGACCCGCGCTTCGCCGGGCTGCTCGCGCACTTCGACCCGGCGGCGGACGGCACCGCGCTGCGCGCGGTCATCCTGGTCCGGGCCGAGCGGGTCAGCGACTCCTGCGGCTTCGCCGTCCCGTTCATGGACTACAGGGAGGACCGCACGCTGCTGGCCGACTTCTTCGACCGCAAGGGCGAGGACCGGTTCAGCGAGTACTGCGAGGGCAAGGAGAACGTCGCCGTCAGCATCAACGGGCTGCCCGCCCTGCCGCTGCCGGTGCCGCCCCGCCCGGCCTGA
- a CDS encoding methyltransferase domain-containing protein: protein MPAYTHGHHATVLRSHVSRTAANSAAYLLPELRPGQRLLDVGCGPGTITADFAELVGPEGRVVGIEPDGGVLARAAGLAAERGLANLSYEVADVYRLPYADGAFDVVHAHQVLQHLADPVAALREMRRVTAPGGVVAVRDADYAAMTWYPRVPELDEWAELYQRVARLSGGEPDAGRRLLAWARAAGLPDADLTSSSSTWTFATDAERAWWSEVWSGRTVQSRTAETSVAEGLATPADLERIAAGWTRWGADPDGWFAVLHGELLVRVS from the coding sequence ATGCCCGCCTACACCCACGGCCACCACGCCACCGTGCTGCGCTCGCACGTCAGCCGCACCGCCGCCAACTCCGCCGCCTACCTGCTGCCCGAACTGCGCCCCGGACAGCGGCTGTTGGACGTCGGCTGCGGCCCGGGCACGATCACCGCCGACTTCGCCGAACTGGTCGGCCCCGAGGGCCGGGTGGTCGGCATCGAGCCGGACGGCGGGGTGCTGGCCCGGGCCGCCGGACTGGCCGCCGAGCGCGGGCTGGCCAACCTGTCGTACGAGGTCGCCGACGTGTACCGGCTGCCGTACGCCGACGGCGCGTTCGACGTGGTGCACGCCCACCAGGTGCTTCAGCACCTGGCCGACCCGGTCGCCGCGCTGCGCGAGATGCGTCGGGTCACCGCCCCCGGCGGGGTGGTCGCGGTCCGCGACGCGGACTACGCCGCGATGACCTGGTACCCGCGGGTGCCCGAACTGGACGAGTGGGCCGAGCTGTACCAGCGGGTGGCCCGGCTCTCCGGCGGCGAGCCCGACGCCGGCCGCCGCCTGCTGGCCTGGGCGCGCGCGGCGGGCCTGCCGGACGCCGACCTGACGTCCTCCTCCAGCACCTGGACCTTCGCCACCGACGCCGAGCGGGCCTGGTGGTCCGAGGTCTGGTCCGGGCGCACCGTGCAGTCCAGGACGGCCGAGACCTCGGTGGCCGAGGGACTGGCCACCCCCGCCGACCTGGAGCGGATCGCCGCCGGCTGGACCCGCTGGGGAGCCGACCCGGACGGCTGGTTCGCCGTACTGCACGGTGAACTGCTGGTGCGCGTAAGCTAG
- a CDS encoding NUDIX domain-containing protein has protein sequence MIDTVAWVRLEEGRILCARPRGKDVFYIPGGKREGAETDLQTLIREVAEELSVTLLPDTVAHVDTYRAAAHAQAPGAVVSMACYTADYTGTLAASSEIEEVAWFRYDDRDRVPPVDQVLFDDLHRAGRLR, from the coding sequence CTGATCGACACGGTGGCGTGGGTCCGGCTGGAGGAGGGCCGCATCCTGTGCGCCCGCCCGCGCGGCAAGGACGTCTTCTACATCCCCGGCGGCAAGCGCGAGGGCGCCGAGACCGACCTGCAGACCCTGATCCGCGAGGTCGCCGAGGAACTCTCCGTCACGCTCCTCCCCGACACCGTCGCCCACGTCGACACCTACCGGGCCGCGGCCCACGCCCAGGCCCCCGGCGCCGTCGTCTCGATGGCCTGCTACACCGCCGACTACACCGGCACCCTCGCCGCCAGCAGCGAGATCGAGGAGGTCGCGTGGTTCCGCTACGACGACCGCGACCGCGTCCCCCCGGTCGACCAGGTCCTCTTCGACGACCTGCACCGCGCCGGCCGGCTGCGCTAG
- a CDS encoding SpoIIE family protein phosphatase has product MAKPGDGGGEREASGLPPRGARRSGGPAGGAGRASARARLRRGRPGQTAPRRAARQLPERRPRPQPPTAPGPARLPARGRPARPFPGAPEVHPGAPADTGPTSLHPSRRTEGGSLLDVVRVAIVILDTSGRVVLWSPAAEEMLGWPSEVLVGRAVDELIPDPDQVRRIRAAVQETLRRGSWHGFTELADRDGLQVEVEARLSLLVDGDGAPYVQAALTEAAALRAVERDLAVRDALFEQSPLGIAVLDTDLRYTAVNRTLADMNGLPAEEHIGRTTGETLPERSADEITAVQRQVLATGEPVIDVTLASPSTARSGYRSISYSRMTDRSGRVLGISGTVMDVTERYRAVAKVEGARRRLSLLNEFGSRVGDLLDASMIAQELAGAVVPRLADYAGVILLQAVAHGDDLPRHGHDRRTSLLQLGVAAIQQGPAVETMLRHGARITFEEDSVFGRVLRSGVPEMLSGGNGAEELSFAGDPKVEAARELGVHSRLVVPLRARGIVIGLLVVSRAGYREGFDRDDLAFTVELADRAGSSLDNARLYARERTAALTLQRTLLPQQVPQPTGVEVAYRYVPGSSGTEVGGDWFDVIPLPGDRTALVVGDVMGHGLRAAATMGRLRTAVRVLAALDLAPEAVLRHVHELTDDLAQGPDEALLATCVYAVFDPARRSLTVTKAGHIPPVLVVPGADAEPARSGGPLPGGAGQVLDLPSGAPLGVGGVPFESIEMEIPDGSLLALCTDGLVESRDKDLDVGLGRLISVLEQPYASIQQACEAVLDTMEQGREPDDVALLLARLGRGRADVPTAGWTLPAEPTAVSRARRLVRGTLSDWGAEELTDTAELLVSELVTNAVRYASAPIGVRLTLGELLLVEISDPLPDPPRERHAGAGDEGGRGLELVRRLALRWGTRAEGLGKVVWFELANSEVQLPDSML; this is encoded by the coding sequence GTGGCGAAGCCGGGTGACGGCGGAGGAGAGCGCGAGGCGTCCGGCCTGCCCCCGCGCGGGGCGCGGCGCTCCGGCGGCCCCGCGGGCGGCGCCGGGCGGGCCTCCGCCCGGGCCCGGCTGCGGCGCGGCCGCCCCGGCCAGACCGCGCCCCGCCGTGCTGCCCGGCAGCTCCCCGAGCGCCGGCCCCGCCCCCAGCCGCCCACCGCGCCCGGCCCCGCCCGGCTCCCGGCCCGCGGCCGCCCCGCCCGGCCCTTCCCCGGCGCGCCCGAGGTGCACCCCGGCGCCCCGGCCGACACCGGCCCCACCTCCCTGCACCCCAGCCGCCGCACCGAGGGCGGCAGCCTGCTGGACGTGGTCCGGGTGGCCATCGTCATCCTCGACACCTCGGGCCGGGTGGTGCTGTGGAGCCCCGCCGCCGAGGAGATGCTCGGCTGGCCCAGCGAGGTGCTGGTCGGCCGCGCCGTCGACGAGCTGATCCCCGACCCGGACCAGGTGCGGCGCATCCGCGCCGCCGTCCAGGAGACGCTGCGCCGCGGCTCCTGGCACGGCTTCACCGAACTCGCCGACCGGGACGGCCTGCAGGTCGAGGTGGAGGCCAGGCTCTCGCTGCTGGTCGACGGCGACGGCGCCCCGTACGTGCAGGCCGCGCTCACCGAGGCCGCCGCGCTGCGCGCCGTCGAACGGGACCTCGCGGTCCGCGACGCCCTGTTCGAGCAGTCCCCGCTCGGCATCGCCGTCCTCGACACCGACCTGCGCTACACCGCGGTCAACCGCACCCTGGCCGACATGAACGGCCTGCCCGCCGAGGAGCACATCGGCCGCACCACCGGCGAGACGCTGCCCGAGCGCTCCGCCGACGAGATCACCGCCGTCCAGCGCCAGGTGCTGGCCACCGGCGAGCCGGTCATCGACGTCACGCTGGCCTCCCCGTCCACCGCCCGCTCCGGCTACCGGTCGATCTCCTACAGCCGGATGACCGACCGCTCCGGCCGGGTGCTGGGCATCTCCGGCACCGTGATGGACGTCACCGAGCGCTACCGGGCGGTGGCCAAGGTCGAGGGCGCCCGGCGCCGGCTGTCGCTGCTCAACGAGTTCGGCTCCCGGGTCGGCGACCTGCTGGACGCCTCGATGATCGCCCAGGAGCTGGCCGGCGCGGTCGTCCCCCGGCTCGCCGACTACGCCGGGGTGATCCTGCTGCAGGCCGTCGCGCACGGCGACGACCTGCCCCGGCACGGCCACGACCGGCGCACCTCGCTGCTGCAACTGGGCGTCGCCGCGATCCAGCAGGGCCCCGCCGTGGAGACCATGCTCCGGCACGGCGCCCGGATCACCTTCGAGGAGGACTCCGTCTTCGGCCGGGTGCTGCGCAGCGGCGTCCCCGAGATGCTCTCCGGCGGCAACGGCGCCGAGGAGCTGTCCTTCGCCGGCGACCCCAAGGTCGAGGCCGCCCGCGAACTCGGCGTCCACTCCCGGCTGGTGGTCCCGCTGCGGGCCCGCGGCATCGTGATCGGCCTGCTGGTGGTCAGCCGGGCCGGCTACCGCGAGGGCTTCGACCGCGACGACCTCGCCTTCACCGTCGAGCTCGCCGACCGGGCCGGCAGCTCCCTCGACAACGCCCGCCTGTACGCCCGCGAGCGCACCGCCGCGCTCACCCTGCAGCGCACCCTGCTGCCCCAGCAGGTCCCGCAGCCCACCGGCGTCGAGGTCGCCTACCGGTACGTGCCCGGCTCCAGCGGCACCGAGGTCGGCGGCGACTGGTTCGACGTCATCCCGCTGCCCGGCGACCGCACCGCCCTGGTGGTCGGCGACGTGATGGGCCACGGCCTGCGGGCCGCCGCCACGATGGGCCGGCTGCGCACCGCCGTCCGCGTGCTGGCCGCCCTGGACCTGGCCCCCGAGGCCGTCCTGCGGCACGTCCACGAGCTCACCGACGACCTCGCCCAGGGCCCCGACGAGGCCCTGCTCGCCACCTGCGTCTACGCGGTCTTCGACCCCGCCCGGCGCAGCCTGACCGTCACCAAGGCCGGCCACATCCCGCCGGTCCTGGTGGTGCCCGGCGCCGACGCCGAGCCGGCCCGCTCCGGCGGCCCGCTGCCCGGCGGCGCCGGCCAGGTGCTCGACCTGCCCTCCGGCGCGCCGCTCGGCGTGGGCGGGGTGCCGTTCGAGTCCATCGAGATGGAGATCCCGGACGGCAGCCTGCTCGCCCTGTGCACCGACGGGCTGGTGGAGTCCCGGGACAAGGATCTGGACGTGGGACTGGGGAGGTTGATCAGCGTGCTCGAACAGCCGTACGCCTCGATCCAGCAGGCGTGCGAGGCCGTCCTCGACACCATGGAGCAGGGCCGCGAGCCCGACGACGTGGCCCTGCTGCTGGCCCGGCTCGGCCGCGGCCGGGCCGACGTGCCCACCGCCGGCTGGACGCTGCCCGCCGAACCGACCGCGGTCTCCCGGGCCCGCCGGCTGGTCCGCGGCACGCTGTCCGACTGGGGCGCCGAGGAACTCACCGACACCGCCGAACTGCTCGTCAGCGAACTGGTCACCAACGCCGTCCGGTACGCCAGCGCCCCGATCGGCGTCCGGCTGACCCTCGGCGAACTGCTCCTGGTGGAGATCTCCGACCCGCTGCCCGACCCGCCCCGCGAGCGCCACGCCGGGGCGGGCGACGAGGGCGGGCGCGGCCTGGAGCTGGTCCGCAGGCTCGCCCTGCGCTGGGGCACCAGGGCCGAGGGACTGGGCAAAGTGGTCTGGTTCGAGCTCGCGAATTCGGAGGTTCAACTACCCGATTCGATGTTGTGA